Proteins encoded together in one Thermococcus barophilus MP window:
- a CDS encoding ZPR1 zinc finger domain-containing protein, which translates to MNEKTANIQEIRLGNCPICGGKDTLKAIQYIHDIPYFGKVMESTIICEKCGYRSADVMILEEKEPKLYTVKVEDEKDLFTRVVRSKSGTIELEELGIKIEPGPASQGFVSNVEGVLERVKETLLMARNFKEQENDKEAVNRIDELLEYIEDVKEGRRSLTVKIMDPFGNSALIGEKVKSRLLTKEEIKKLSTGPYVVIEPEELEKENAK; encoded by the coding sequence ATGAACGAAAAGACAGCCAATATTCAAGAGATCAGACTTGGGAACTGTCCAATCTGTGGAGGAAAAGATACCCTCAAAGCCATTCAATATATTCATGATATCCCCTACTTCGGCAAGGTCATGGAGTCAACGATCATCTGTGAAAAATGCGGCTACAGAAGTGCAGATGTGATGATATTGGAGGAAAAGGAACCAAAGCTATACACAGTGAAGGTTGAAGACGAAAAAGATTTGTTTACGAGGGTTGTGAGGAGCAAGAGCGGGACAATTGAACTGGAAGAACTCGGCATAAAGATCGAACCCGGACCAGCGAGTCAGGGATTCGTAAGCAACGTTGAAGGTGTTTTGGAGAGAGTTAAAGAAACTCTTCTGATGGCAAGGAACTTTAAAGAACAGGAAAACGATAAAGAAGCAGTTAATAGAATTGATGAGCTTTTGGAGTACATTGAAGATGTTAAGGAAGGTAGAAGGTCATTAACAGTTAAAATTATGGATCCCTTCGGAAACAGCGCATTGATAGGTGAAAAAGTCAAGAGCAGACTTTTGACAAAGGAAGAAATTAAAAAGCTCAGCACAGGACCTTATGTGGTAATTGAACCAGAAGAACTTGAGAAAGAAAATGCTAAATAA
- a CDS encoding ASCH domain-containing protein has translation MEHVIALHQVYGELIFRGLKSHEIRRSRVFNEGDIVFLYIARGNLFTLKRTLEKLGLTEEQLLTKRGTIAGGFEVGEVIKADFETLWELTKDTSGLTFVHGEERGKRWLKEYIKNYGYAFTIEEPFLFKEPISREEMKEKYGVFVEGIIHLSSKTRQPWVRALLEDLMSRETVFI, from the coding sequence ATGGAGCATGTGATTGCACTTCATCAGGTATATGGCGAGCTTATATTCAGAGGGTTGAAGTCTCACGAAATTAGACGTTCGAGAGTTTTTAATGAAGGGGATATTGTCTTCCTTTACATAGCGAGAGGGAATTTATTCACCCTTAAGAGAACACTTGAGAAACTCGGCTTAACTGAGGAGCAACTGTTAACTAAGAGGGGAACAATTGCGGGTGGTTTTGAGGTGGGAGAGGTCATAAAGGCTGATTTCGAGACCCTTTGGGAGCTTACAAAAGACACAAGCGGCTTAACCTTCGTTCACGGGGAAGAGCGGGGCAAGCGGTGGCTTAAGGAATATATCAAAAATTACGGCTACGCCTTTACCATTGAGGAGCCATTCCTCTTCAAGGAGCCTATAAGCAGAGAAGAGATGAAAGAAAAGTACGGTGTCTTTGTGGAGGGTATTATTCACCTCTCAAGCAAGACGAGACAACCTTGGGTTAGGGCTCTGCTTGAGGACTTAATGAGTAGGGAAACAGTTTTTATTTAG
- a CDS encoding cell division protein SepF, which yields MGLFDKIIKKEEPKRKPLKFSRKELEGKVRADIDVIPMEEDELAKEIAKPEIRYIKKIVVTSYTDLEKISEEIQEGNIVIVDLTPLESKQEILEKIAEQIKGMVHGLGGDLAKVSKYEIKLIVTPPDIKIYRG from the coding sequence ATGGGACTGTTTGACAAAATTATTAAGAAAGAAGAGCCAAAAAGAAAGCCCCTAAAATTTTCAAGGAAGGAACTTGAAGGGAAAGTAAGGGCAGATATTGATGTTATTCCCATGGAGGAAGATGAGCTTGCAAAGGAAATTGCAAAGCCCGAAATTAGATACATCAAAAAAATCGTTGTCACCAGCTACACTGATCTGGAAAAGATTTCCGAAGAAATTCAGGAAGGAAATATTGTCATAGTTGACTTAACCCCCCTTGAGTCAAAGCAGGAGATACTGGAGAAGATTGCGGAGCAAATAAAAGGTATGGTACATGGGCTTGGTGGGGATCTTGCAAAAGTTTCTAAGTATGAAATCAAGCTCATTGTAACACCTCCAGACATAAAGATATACAGGGGCTAA
- a CDS encoding homoserine dehydrogenase — protein MTEVFLSFIGFGNVGRGVARVLIEKAEQFRIKYGLKFRIVSISDSKATIWDESGVDLKDALMVKETFGSLDKWGNDYEIYQMSPMEVVKEVESDVVVDVTNDVNAWKWHMEAFRHGRHVVTSNKPPLVFHFMELTQEAYMRRVNYRFEATVMAGTPIITLLQESLLGDEILSIRGVFNGTTTFILSQMERGLSFEEALKKAQELGIAERDPSTDIKGIDAAYKATILHNVAFYPISFEKLKIRGIAEISMREIERAKKEGKVIRLVAEVKKGEVSVEPKTVPKDSSLAVYGTQNVAVIETDLLGKLIVKGAGAGVKETASAVVSDIIKAVIRE, from the coding sequence ATGACCGAGGTTTTCCTTTCTTTTATAGGTTTTGGAAATGTGGGGAGAGGGGTTGCGAGAGTTCTAATTGAAAAAGCGGAGCAGTTTAGAATAAAGTATGGTTTGAAATTTAGAATCGTCAGCATTTCTGATTCTAAGGCAACGATCTGGGATGAGAGCGGAGTAGACCTGAAAGATGCGTTAATGGTAAAGGAAACCTTTGGAAGTTTAGATAAATGGGGCAACGACTATGAGATTTATCAGATGTCCCCCATGGAGGTTGTAAAGGAAGTTGAAAGCGACGTTGTTGTTGATGTGACCAACGATGTAAATGCCTGGAAATGGCATATGGAAGCTTTCAGACATGGTAGGCATGTTGTAACTTCGAACAAACCACCTTTAGTTTTTCATTTCATGGAACTCACCCAGGAGGCGTATATGAGGAGAGTAAATTATCGCTTTGAAGCAACTGTGATGGCTGGAACTCCAATAATAACTCTTTTGCAGGAAAGCCTCTTGGGGGATGAAATTCTGAGCATTCGGGGAGTTTTCAACGGGACAACAACTTTCATTTTGAGCCAGATGGAGAGAGGACTGAGCTTTGAAGAGGCATTAAAAAAAGCTCAAGAGCTCGGAATAGCTGAGAGAGATCCAAGCACAGATATCAAGGGGATAGACGCTGCTTATAAGGCCACAATTCTCCACAATGTTGCTTTCTATCCAATAAGCTTTGAAAAGTTAAAGATCAGGGGTATCGCTGAAATATCAATGAGGGAGATAGAGAGAGCTAAAAAAGAAGGCAAGGTCATAAGGTTGGTTGCTGAAGTTAAAAAAGGGGAAGTTTCTGTTGAGCCGAAAACTGTTCCAAAAGATTCGTCATTAGCTGTTTATGGAACACAGAATGTTGCGGTTATTGAAACGGATTTGCTGGGGAAGCTTATAGTTAAAGGTGCAGGTGCAGGGGTTAAAGAGACAGCTTCAGCCGTTGTGAGTGATATCATTAAAGCCGTGATAAGAGAATAA